Proteins encoded by one window of Xiphophorus couchianus chromosome 13, X_couchianus-1.0, whole genome shotgun sequence:
- the LOC114155499 gene encoding golgin subfamily A member 3-like: MRSAALFLLMLCCSVGEGRAEVFVPADDGTRTEARPPRDLSVLWEELQGLKQLVLSLKGEQVEQRQELRTVESRLRDGEMELQKQSMDELQVALDLLLTEQTSGLRKKVEELEEQTKAEISELRARMSSSENSVEILKKKNSAVAAELLFLQTRLRASESSVEQLRRKDTGHHHHHPLIHLHYFFSGFSAELY; encoded by the exons ATGAggtctgctgctctgttcctgCTGATGCTCTGCTGCTCCGTCGGTGAAGGCCGAGCGGAGGTCTTTGTTCCTGCAGACGATGGCACCAGGACCGAAGCCCGCCCCCCCAGGGACCTGAGCGTCCTCTGGGAAGAGCTGCAGGGCCTGAAGCAGCTGGTCCTCAGTCTGAAGGGGGAGCAAGTGGAGCAACGACAAGAACTCCGGACTGTGGAGAGTCGGCTGAGGGACGGGGAGAtggagctgcagaaacagagCATGGATGAGCTGCAGGTGGCGCTAGACCTCCTGCTGACAGAGCAGACCTCTGGTCTGAGgaagaaggtggaggagctggaagagcAGACCAAAG CTGAGATATCAGAGCTTCGGGCCAGAATGAGCAGCAGTGAGAACTCAGTGGAGAtcctgaagaagaagaactcgG CTGTTGCGGCTGAGCTGCTGTTCCTGCAGACCAGACTGAGGGCCAGCGAGAGCAGCGTGGAGCAGCTGAGGAGGAAGGACACAggtcatcaccatcatcatcctctcATACACCTTCATTACTTCTTCTCTGGGTTCAGTGCAGAGCTCTACTGA
- the LOC114155496 gene encoding myosin-2 heavy chain, non muscle-like isoform X2: MKTLVRFPSLPEIQACNTSAGMDSEVLVLDSHLNIHLDLLKADIEGQIHELENKLTASHVRLEGLSAAAEHRLNEAERQQDELRNHNTELESRLRSREKQLEDQKTLNTYMETRLRSTEEQLDQLKNQSAVLEVRLRVSERRLEEQETGSSEVESRLRSREKQLEDQKTTITDMETRLSSTEEQVEQLKNQSADMEVRLGSTEAQLEQLENHTAVQFSQMESRLTDGLNRTTELVSRLRTGEKQLKELKFSNSNMETRLRSTEEQLDQLKNQSAVLEVRLRVSERRLEEQETGSSAQFFWMESRLTDEQRRTAEFETQLSAVTFRLNVTKELLDDLKKQSLAGAAELASLSERLTAAQGNTEDEVKVAFSAGLTDSGIVGPFDEETTLIFSKTITNVGRGYNSSAGVFTAPVTGLYFFSFTAADYLKGYMGLYLYRNEQQVTFSLDLNDHGGYASMTSAVALQLDRGDRVRLALPASYRLYDDSRNFSVFSGFLLFPV; the protein is encoded by the exons atgaaaacattggtCAGGTTTCCTTCTCTCCCAGAAATCCAGGCCTGCAACACTTCAGCTGGGATGGATTCTGAAGTTCTGGTGCTGGACAGTCACCTGAACATCCACCTGGACCTGCTGAAGGCTGACATTGAAG GTCAGATTCATGAGTTGGAAAACAAACTGACTGCCAGTCATGTGCGCCTGGAAGGCCTgagtgctgctgctg AGCATCGCCTGAACGAAGCTGAGAGACAACAGGATGAACTCAGGAACCACAACACAG agttgGAGAGCAGACTGAGGTCCAGAGAAAAACAGCTGGAAGATCAGAAGACATTAAACACAT ACATGGAGACCAGACTGAGATCTACTGAGGAACAACTGGACCAATTAAAGAATCAGTCTGCAG TTCTGGAGGTCAGACTGAGAGTCAGTGAGAGACGACTGGAGgagcaggaaacaggaagctcAG AGGTGGAGAGCAGACTGAGGTCCAGAGAAAAACAGCTGGAAGATCAGAAGACAACAATCACTG ACATGGAGACCAGACTGAGTTCTACTGAGGAACAAGTGGAGCAATTAAAGAATCAGTCTGCAG ACATGGAGGTCCGACTTGGATCAACTGAGGCACAGCTGGAGCAGCTGGAGAATCACACAGCAG tccagTTCTCCCAGATGGAGTCCAGACTAACTGATGGACTGAATAGAACAACAG AGTTGGTGAGCAGACTGAGAACCGGTGAGAAACAACTGAAAGAGCTGAAGTTTAGTAACTCAA ACATGGAGACCAGACTGAGATCTACTGAGGAACAACTGGACCAATTAAAGAATCAGTCTGCAG TTCTGGAGGTCAGACTGAGAGTCAGTGAGAGACGACTGGAGgagcaggaaacaggaagctcAG CTCAGTTCTTCTGGATGGAGTCCAGACTGACGGATGAACAGCGCAGAACTGCAG agtttgaaacCCAGCTGTCAGCTGTGACTTTCAGACTGAACGTGACTAAGGAGCTTCTGGATGATCTGAAGAAACAAAGTCTAG CTGGAGCAGCTGAACTGGCTTCACTTTCAGAGAGACTGACCGCAGCTCAGGGGAACACAGAAG ATGAGGTGAAGGTGGCTTTTTCAGCCGGTCTGACTGATTCAGGAATAGTCGGTCCATTTGATGAAGAAACTACTCTGATCTTCTCCAAAACCATCACCAACGTTGGCCGAGGATACAACAGCTCTGCAG gtgttTTCACCGCTCCAGTCACGGGACTTTATTTCTTCAGCTTCACGGCTGCAGATTACTTGAAGGGTTACATGGGCCTGTACCTGTACAGGAACGAGCAGCAAGTCACCTTCAGCCTGGACCTGAATGACCATGGAGGATACGCCTCCATGACCAGTGCAGTGGCTCTGCAGCTGGATCGGGGCGATCGGGTTCGCCTCGCTCTGCCAGCCAGCTATCGGCTCTATGACGACTCCAGAAACTTCAGCGTGTTCTCAGGTTTCCTGCTGTTCCCGGTCTGA
- the LOC114155496 gene encoding myosin heavy chain, embryonic smooth muscle isoform-like isoform X1 has protein sequence MKTLVRFPSLPEIQACNTSAGMDSEVLVLDSHLNIHLDLLKADIEGQIHELENKLTASHVRLEGLSAAAEHRLNEAERQQDELRNHNTELESRLRSREKQLEDQKTLNTYMETRLRSTEEQLDQLKNQSAVLEVRLRVSERRLEEQETGSSADILVQLKSTEAQLVQLKNHTAVLEVRLRVSEKILEDLKNKNSELVSKLRARETQLEDQKTTNTNMETRLSSTEEQLDQLKNQSAVLEVRLRVSERRLEEQETGSSEVESRLRSREKQLEDQKTTITDMETRLSSTEEQVEQLKNQSADMEVRLGSTEAQLEQLENHTAVQFSQMESRLTDGLNRTTELVSRLRTGEKQLKELKFSNSNMETRLRSTEEQLDQLKNQSAVLEVRLRVSERRLEEQETGSSAQFFWMESRLTDEQRRTAEFETQLSAVTFRLNVTKELLDDLKKQSLAGAAELASLSERLTAAQGNTEDEVKVAFSAGLTDSGIVGPFDEETTLIFSKTITNVGRGYNSSAGVFTAPVTGLYFFSFTAADYLKGYMGLYLYRNEQQVTFSLDLNDHGGYASMTSAVALQLDRGDRVRLALPASYRLYDDSRNFSVFSGFLLFPV, from the exons atgaaaacattggtCAGGTTTCCTTCTCTCCCAGAAATCCAGGCCTGCAACACTTCAGCTGGGATGGATTCTGAAGTTCTGGTGCTGGACAGTCACCTGAACATCCACCTGGACCTGCTGAAGGCTGACATTGAAG GTCAGATTCATGAGTTGGAAAACAAACTGACTGCCAGTCATGTGCGCCTGGAAGGCCTgagtgctgctgctg AGCATCGCCTGAACGAAGCTGAGAGACAACAGGATGAACTCAGGAACCACAACACAG agttgGAGAGCAGACTGAGGTCCAGAGAAAAACAGCTGGAAGATCAGAAGACATTAAACACAT ACATGGAGACCAGACTGAGATCTACTGAGGAACAACTGGACCAATTAAAGAATCAGTCTGCAG TTCTGGAGGTCAGACTGAGAGTCAGTGAGAGACGACTGGAGgagcaggaaacaggaagctcAG CTGACATCCTGGTCCAACTGAAATCCACCGAAGCTCAGCTGGTCCAGTTAAAGAACCACACAGCAG TTCTGGAGGTCAGACTGAGAGTCAGTGAGAAGATCCTGGAAGACCTGAAGAACAAAAACTCAG AGTTGGTGAGTAAACTGAGAGCCAGAGAGACGCAGCTGGAGGACCAGAAGACAACAAACACAA ACATGGAGACCAGACTGAGTTCTACTGAGGAACAACTGGACCAATTAAAGAATCAGTCTGCAG TTCTGGAGGTCAGACTGAGAGTCAGTGAGAGACGACTGGAGgagcaggaaacaggaagctcAG AGGTGGAGAGCAGACTGAGGTCCAGAGAAAAACAGCTGGAAGATCAGAAGACAACAATCACTG ACATGGAGACCAGACTGAGTTCTACTGAGGAACAAGTGGAGCAATTAAAGAATCAGTCTGCAG ACATGGAGGTCCGACTTGGATCAACTGAGGCACAGCTGGAGCAGCTGGAGAATCACACAGCAG tccagTTCTCCCAGATGGAGTCCAGACTAACTGATGGACTGAATAGAACAACAG AGTTGGTGAGCAGACTGAGAACCGGTGAGAAACAACTGAAAGAGCTGAAGTTTAGTAACTCAA ACATGGAGACCAGACTGAGATCTACTGAGGAACAACTGGACCAATTAAAGAATCAGTCTGCAG TTCTGGAGGTCAGACTGAGAGTCAGTGAGAGACGACTGGAGgagcaggaaacaggaagctcAG CTCAGTTCTTCTGGATGGAGTCCAGACTGACGGATGAACAGCGCAGAACTGCAG agtttgaaacCCAGCTGTCAGCTGTGACTTTCAGACTGAACGTGACTAAGGAGCTTCTGGATGATCTGAAGAAACAAAGTCTAG CTGGAGCAGCTGAACTGGCTTCACTTTCAGAGAGACTGACCGCAGCTCAGGGGAACACAGAAG ATGAGGTGAAGGTGGCTTTTTCAGCCGGTCTGACTGATTCAGGAATAGTCGGTCCATTTGATGAAGAAACTACTCTGATCTTCTCCAAAACCATCACCAACGTTGGCCGAGGATACAACAGCTCTGCAG gtgttTTCACCGCTCCAGTCACGGGACTTTATTTCTTCAGCTTCACGGCTGCAGATTACTTGAAGGGTTACATGGGCCTGTACCTGTACAGGAACGAGCAGCAAGTCACCTTCAGCCTGGACCTGAATGACCATGGAGGATACGCCTCCATGACCAGTGCAGTGGCTCTGCAGCTGGATCGGGGCGATCGGGTTCGCCTCGCTCTGCCAGCCAGCTATCGGCTCTATGACGACTCCAGAAACTTCAGCGTGTTCTCAGGTTTCCTGCTGTTCCCGGTCTGA